In one Magallana gigas chromosome 7, xbMagGiga1.1, whole genome shotgun sequence genomic region, the following are encoded:
- the LOC105341696 gene encoding uncharacterized protein isoform X2, with translation MAEGLSVRTVVERLLQRDIPDQIGETSGVQFELTGLSGDGDFDVIVSGLSLVISPPIRHRNQNARHPRVTHVNSHGDQRNPNNADRDTLMRLVHHGHVECTARSVKIKFRGKSARLCGFLTKVFSRWIISQLQISTAEFVKSWFREEPDMSSIALMALFAMNDENAVEEEELQSQCWRFRRRRRALQH, from the exons ATGGCTG AAGGACTGAGTGTGAGGACGGTGGTAGAACGTCTGCTTCAGCGGGACATCCCGGACCAGATCGGGGAAACCTCGGGGGTGCAGTTTGAACTGACAGG ACTATCAGGCGATGGAGATTTTGACGTCATTGTTTCTGGTCTCTCCCTAGTCATCAGTCCTCCAATAC GCCACCGAAATCAAAACGCACGCCACCCCCGAGTAACCCACGTTAATTCGCATGGCGACCAACGAAACCCCAACAACGCCGACCGTGATACCTTAATGAGGCTTGTCCACCATGGTCACGTGGAATGTACGGCTAGGAGTGTCAAGATCAAGTTCCGGGGGAAGTCGGCCCGGCTTTGTGGCTTTCTGACCAAAGTCTTCTCTCGGTGGATCATCTCACAACTCCAAATCAGC ACAGCTGAATTCGTAAAAAGTTGGTTCCGAGAAGAACCAGACATGTCTTCTATTGCCCTTATGG CGCTCTTCGCAATGAACGACGAAAATGCAGTGG AGGAGGAAGAGTTACAAAGTCAGTGCTGGAGATTCCGTAGAAGAAGAAGAGCGTTAcaacattaa
- the LOC105341698 gene encoding eukaryotic translation initiation factor 4E-binding protein 1 — MSSQGTPQQVLSSREIPKRVVLNDLSQLPQDYSTTPGGSIFSTTPGGTKIFYDRHFLLKCRNSPLTKSPPANMAKIPGITTPGVVDIPKENGTQGAIQDENQKKREGHEEQPQFEMDI; from the exons atgtCATCCCAGGGCACACCACAACAAGTACTTTCAAGCCGGGAAATTCCTAAAAGAGTGGTTTTAAACGACTTATCTCAACTACCTCAAGATTATAGTACCACACCAGGAGGCTCCATTTTTTCGACAACACCTGGAG GTACGAAGATCTTCTATGATAGACATTTCTTACTTAAATGTCGAAACTCTCCATTGACTAAGAGTCCCCCTGCAAACATGGCTAAAATCCCTGGGATCACCACACCCGGGGTCGTAGACATCCCGAAGGAGAACGGGACACAAGGAGCCATTCAGGACGAAAACCAGAAGAAGAGAG AGGGACATGAGGAGCAGCCTCAGTTTGAAATGGACATCTAG
- the LOC105341699 gene encoding DNA polymerase beta — protein MWTRTRIYLRLTETFLNNNNIIQRRLIRLSHFDLDKMSKRKNATTENPNKDFCDFLMELANYEKNVNRQMHKYNAYRKAVGVLAKHPTRVKSGAEAKKLDGIGDKIAKKIDEYIDTGSLRKLEKIRADDTSVAINELTKVTGIGPAAAQKLVQEGITSIEELRKHPDKLNHHQQIGLKHFEDFEKRIPRAEMEQIQDTAFSEIRKLDDKFEARVCGSFRRGAESSGDIDILLTHPDYSSKTKGKPDLLHQVVKRLEKVGLITDTLVHGDFKFMGVCRVLESSPGSSKERCFRRIDIRLIPHDQYYCALLYFTGSDIFNKNMRAHALEVGFTLNEYTLRPLGSTGTPGEPLPVTSEEDIFDYLGMEYKQPYQRNS, from the exons ATGTGGACAAGGACGCGAATTTATCTCCGATTGac TGAAAcctttttaaacaataacaacaTCATTCAACGCCGGTTGATAAGACTATCTCATTTTGATCTTGACAAAATGAGCAAGAGAAAAAATGCAACGACAGAAAATCCCAATAAGGATTTTTGTGATTTCCTGATGG AACTGGCCAACTATGAGAAGAATGTCAACAGACAAATGCACAAATACAACGCATACAGGAAGGCAGTGGGGGTACTGGCGAAACACCCCACTCGTGTCAAGAGTGGGGCAGAGGCTAAAAAACTG GATGGAATTGGTGATAAAATTGCAAAGAAGATAGATGAGTATATAGATACAGGATCCTTGAGGAAATTAGAAAAG ATCAGAGCAGATGACACAAGTGTGGCAATTAATGAGCTCACCAAGGTCACAGGAATTGG ACCTGCTGCTGCTCAGAAATTGGTCCAGGAAGGAATCACCTCCATAGAAG aattgCGGAAACATCCAGATAAGCTGAACCACCACCAGCAGATTGGACTGAA ACATTTTGAAGACTTTGAAAAGAGAATTCCTCGAGCTGAAATGGAACAGATTCAG GACACTGCCTTCAGTGAGATCAGGAAGCTGGATGATAAGTTTGAGGCCAGAGTCTGTGGCAGCTTCAGGAGAG GTGCTGAATCCAGTGGAGATATTGATATTCTTCTGACCCATCCAGACTACTCCTCGAAAACCAAAGGAAAG CCAGACCTGCTTCATCAGGTTGTGAAGAGACTGGAGAAGGTTGGGCTCATCACAGACACGCTGGTCCACGGAGACTTCAAATTCATG GGTGTCTGTCGTGTTTTGGAATCCAGCCCAGGTTCCTCCAAAGAGAGGTGCTTCAGGAGGATAGACATCAG GTTGATTCCCCATGACCAGTATTACTGCGCTCTGCTGTATTTCACAGGAAGTGACATCTTCAATAAGAACATGAGAGCACATGCTCTGGAGGTCGGGTTTACCCTCAATGAATACACGCTCCGGCCCCTCGGTAGCACAG GGACTCCTGGGGAGCCTCTACCTGTGACATCAGAGGAGGACATCTTTGATTATTTAGGAATGGAGTACAAACAGCCATACCAGAGGAACTCTTGA
- the LOC105341696 gene encoding uncharacterized protein isoform X1, with the protein MAEGLSVRTVVERLLQRDIPDQIGETSGVQFELTGMRTTNLHLPSAAMKNDVITTKGGGVSMVGKYRFTYGRLLSGDGDFDVIVSGLSLVISPPIRHRNQNARHPRVTHVNSHGDQRNPNNADRDTLMRLVHHGHVECTARSVKIKFRGKSARLCGFLTKVFSRWIISQLQISTAEFVKSWFREEPDMSSIALMALFAMNDENAVEEEELQSQCWRFRRRRRALQH; encoded by the exons ATGGCTG AAGGACTGAGTGTGAGGACGGTGGTAGAACGTCTGCTTCAGCGGGACATCCCGGACCAGATCGGGGAAACCTCGGGGGTGCAGTTTGAACTGACAGG AATGCGTACAACAAACCTTCATCTCCCCTCCGCCGCcatgaaaaatgacgtcatcacCACCAAAGGCGGTGGCGTCAGCATGGTGGGCAAATACCGCTTCACCTACGGCAGATT ACTATCAGGCGATGGAGATTTTGACGTCATTGTTTCTGGTCTCTCCCTAGTCATCAGTCCTCCAATAC GCCACCGAAATCAAAACGCACGCCACCCCCGAGTAACCCACGTTAATTCGCATGGCGACCAACGAAACCCCAACAACGCCGACCGTGATACCTTAATGAGGCTTGTCCACCATGGTCACGTGGAATGTACGGCTAGGAGTGTCAAGATCAAGTTCCGGGGGAAGTCGGCCCGGCTTTGTGGCTTTCTGACCAAAGTCTTCTCTCGGTGGATCATCTCACAACTCCAAATCAGC ACAGCTGAATTCGTAAAAAGTTGGTTCCGAGAAGAACCAGACATGTCTTCTATTGCCCTTATGG CGCTCTTCGCAATGAACGACGAAAATGCAGTGG AGGAGGAAGAGTTACAAAGTCAGTGCTGGAGATTCCGTAGAAGAAGAAGAGCGTTAcaacattaa